One part of the Treponema sp. OMZ 787 genome encodes these proteins:
- the priA gene encoding primosomal protein N', with the protein MAKWLTLAFNLPLYQNFTYKNIEETSESLVGKRASVQLGSRNLIGFIIEESDVFPKESPVGEDKIKPIKRVVDKEKIFGQAQIELASWISHFYICSFGEALSAILPSGKREVSFENLKWGSELEDKTFTLSDEQKTAVEKIVNSNKKELFYLYGLTGSGKTEVFLRAAEKIIAEGKAVIYLVPEIGLTHQVISAAVKRFGTQAAVLHSGLTGSERLNQWMRIRRGEALMIVGARSAVFAPAEKIGLIIIDEEHDASYKSGSVPRYHARQTAMYLASKHNCPVVMGSATPSLEAWNMIQNKKITLLSLSKRLAGGSLPQIEIENISGLKGALSERLISEIRKTKNEGKQTILFLNRRGFSHIFRCRSCGYEMLCKNCSVPMTFHKAENVMKCHYCGMQARPPSLCPECNSLDIGYAGVGTEFIEEEVSRAFPDCTVARVDTDTVSKKNSLENRLKDFREGRIDILLGTQMIAKGLNFPKVRLVGIILADTGLQMPDFRAAERSFALITQAAGRAGRFSQDGLVIIQTLKPNHPSIVCAKNHEYEKFYEYELGQRKLLDFPPFKRLIRLVFRSKDLKKAELAAEGAVNILKYILSSQNKNPDSLTQDEAEIMGPSECVLSMIAGNHRQQVLLRSSNFPLIQNAASRFVKEYKPMTGIYIEVDTDPLNLM; encoded by the coding sequence ATGGCAAAATGGCTGACCCTCGCCTTTAACCTTCCTCTATATCAAAACTTTACCTATAAAAACATAGAAGAAACAAGCGAAAGCCTTGTTGGGAAAAGGGCCTCCGTTCAGCTCGGTTCAAGAAATTTAATAGGCTTTATAATAGAAGAATCAGATGTCTTTCCTAAGGAGAGTCCTGTGGGAGAGGATAAGATAAAGCCGATTAAACGCGTTGTCGATAAGGAAAAGATTTTCGGGCAGGCTCAGATAGAACTAGCCTCGTGGATTTCGCACTTTTATATTTGCAGCTTCGGCGAAGCCCTCTCTGCAATCCTCCCCTCAGGCAAAAGGGAAGTTTCTTTTGAAAACTTAAAATGGGGCAGCGAGCTTGAAGATAAGACCTTTACCCTCTCCGATGAGCAAAAAACCGCTGTTGAAAAAATCGTAAACTCAAACAAGAAAGAATTGTTTTATTTATACGGCTTAACCGGTTCGGGGAAGACTGAGGTTTTTTTAAGGGCGGCCGAAAAGATAATAGCGGAAGGGAAGGCTGTCATCTACCTTGTTCCCGAAATAGGGCTTACCCATCAGGTTATAAGTGCTGCCGTAAAACGCTTCGGCACTCAGGCTGCCGTTTTGCACTCAGGCCTTACGGGAAGCGAGAGACTCAACCAGTGGATGAGGATAAGGCGCGGGGAAGCTCTTATGATTGTCGGGGCGAGAAGCGCCGTCTTTGCTCCTGCCGAAAAAATAGGCCTTATCATAATCGATGAGGAGCATGATGCTTCTTATAAGTCGGGGTCGGTGCCGCGCTACCACGCCCGTCAGACGGCTATGTACTTGGCCTCCAAACACAACTGCCCCGTGGTGATGGGCTCTGCAACTCCCTCGCTTGAAGCGTGGAACATGATTCAAAACAAAAAAATCACACTTCTTTCCCTTTCAAAAAGACTTGCAGGCGGAAGCCTCCCTCAAATCGAAATAGAAAATATTTCCGGGCTTAAGGGTGCTTTAAGCGAAAGGCTTATAAGTGAAATACGCAAAACCAAAAACGAGGGAAAACAAACAATCCTCTTTTTAAACAGGCGGGGCTTTTCCCATATTTTTAGATGCCGATCCTGCGGCTATGAGATGCTTTGCAAAAACTGTTCCGTACCGATGACCTTTCATAAAGCCGAAAACGTAATGAAGTGCCATTATTGCGGAATGCAGGCAAGGCCTCCGTCCCTTTGCCCGGAGTGTAATTCCCTCGACATAGGTTATGCAGGGGTCGGTACCGAATTTATCGAAGAGGAAGTTTCCCGGGCCTTTCCAGACTGCACTGTTGCGAGGGTGGACACGGATACGGTTTCCAAAAAAAACAGCCTTGAAAACCGCTTAAAAGATTTTAGGGAAGGAAGAATAGACATCCTCCTCGGCACGCAGATGATAGCAAAGGGCTTGAATTTTCCGAAAGTGAGACTTGTCGGAATTATCCTTGCAGACACAGGGCTTCAAATGCCCGACTTTAGAGCCGCCGAAAGGAGCTTTGCCCTCATCACTCAGGCAGCCGGAAGGGCAGGGCGTTTTAGCCAGGACGGCCTCGTTATTATTCAAACCCTAAAGCCTAATCATCCTTCGATTGTTTGTGCAAAAAACCACGAGTACGAAAAATTTTACGAGTATGAACTCGGCCAAAGAAAACTCTTGGATTTTCCGCCCTTTAAACGCCTCATCCGCTTGGTCTTTAGAAGCAAGGACTTAAAAAAAGCCGAGCTCGCCGCAGAAGGCGCCGTAAACATTCTAAAATACATTCTCTCCTCACAAAATAAAAATCCCGACAGCCTCACCCAAGACGAGGCCGAAATAATGGGCCCTTCCGAATGCGTTTTATCGATGATAGCAGGAAACCACCGCCAGCAGGTTCTGCTCCGCTCTTCAAATTTCCCCCTAATCCAAAATGCCGCTTCCCGCTTTGTAAAAGAATATAAACCGATGACAGGCATCTACATCGAGGTTGACACAGATCCATTGAATCTTATGTGA
- a CDS encoding ATP-binding protein, whose translation MNTRKMPIGVQSFEVIRKENFVYVDKTELIWKLINASRVHFLSRPRRFGKSLLLSTLKAYFLGQKELFKGLAIEKLEEGEKEKREIWQKYPVFYLDFNLSKYETREDLESLLNYNLCNWEEVYGSKDSEQTFSERFAGLIRRAYEKTGKQAVVLIDEYDKPLLQTMWKDEALNEAYRTILKGFYGVIKSSDQYVRFAFLTGVTKFSKVSIFSDLNNLRDLSLLSDYSAICGISQEELEAGFCPEIEALAENNELSYEETLTKLKQRYDGYLFARKGKGMYNPFSLLNVFASREFSSYWFATGTPTFLIDYLKKAYYNIPDLDGNVKMNEAGLETYRAETLNPLPILFQSGYLTIKDYNDFSRLYRLGFPNDEVRYGFLDNLLPAYTPIRTDKTGLSIWEFYEQIEAGDVDGFMQKMKGIISGIPYDNLTEKDLALREQNYQTAVYLVFALMNQFVHTEVHCSTGRADCIVELKDKVYIFEFKLSSTGQAEDSAIKNAAAKDAVNQIKEKNYAGKYSGSGKQIIAVGSSFDEEKRTIKDWVIDHSYN comes from the coding sequence ATGAATACACGAAAAATGCCTATCGGCGTTCAAAGTTTTGAAGTTATAAGAAAAGAAAATTTTGTCTATGTAGACAAAACGGAGCTTATTTGGAAATTAATAAATGCAAGCCGTGTTCATTTTTTAAGCCGGCCGCGGCGCTTCGGGAAAAGTCTTTTGCTTTCCACATTAAAGGCCTACTTTCTCGGTCAAAAAGAGCTCTTTAAGGGCTTGGCCATCGAAAAGCTTGAAGAGGGCGAAAAGGAAAAAAGAGAAATATGGCAGAAGTATCCCGTGTTCTACTTGGATTTTAATCTTTCAAAATATGAAACAAGGGAGGATCTGGAAAGCCTTTTAAATTATAATCTGTGCAATTGGGAAGAAGTTTACGGAAGTAAGGATTCGGAACAAACTTTTAGCGAGCGCTTTGCAGGCCTTATCCGCCGAGCCTATGAAAAAACAGGTAAGCAGGCCGTTGTGTTAATCGACGAGTATGATAAGCCCCTCCTTCAAACAATGTGGAAGGATGAGGCCTTAAACGAAGCCTACCGCACAATACTTAAAGGCTTTTACGGCGTTATTAAAAGTTCCGATCAATATGTCCGCTTTGCCTTTTTAACGGGAGTTACAAAGTTCAGTAAGGTCAGTATATTCAGCGATTTAAACAATTTGCGGGATTTAAGTCTCTTGTCCGATTATTCTGCAATCTGCGGCATTTCCCAAGAAGAACTTGAAGCAGGCTTCTGCCCTGAAATTGAAGCCCTTGCAGAAAATAATGAGTTGAGCTATGAGGAAACTCTTACAAAATTAAAACAAAGATATGACGGCTACCTTTTTGCAAGAAAGGGAAAAGGTATGTATAATCCGTTCAGCCTCTTAAATGTTTTTGCATCGAGAGAGTTTTCAAGCTATTGGTTTGCAACAGGTACTCCGACCTTTTTGATTGACTACTTAAAAAAGGCCTATTACAATATTCCCGACCTTGACGGAAACGTAAAAATGAACGAGGCCGGTTTAGAAACCTACAGGGCCGAGACCTTAAATCCCTTACCCATACTCTTCCAATCGGGATATTTGACCATTAAAGACTATAATGATTTTTCTCGTCTTTACCGTTTAGGTTTTCCGAATGACGAGGTTCGCTACGGATTCTTGGATAATTTACTGCCTGCCTATACCCCTATAAGAACCGACAAAACGGGACTTTCGATTTGGGAATTCTACGAGCAAATTGAGGCGGGAGATGTAGACGGTTTTATGCAAAAGATGAAGGGGATAATTTCAGGTATTCCCTATGATAACTTAACCGAAAAAGATTTAGCCTTGCGTGAGCAAAACTATCAGACTGCCGTTTATCTTGTCTTCGCTCTTATGAACCAATTTGTGCATACTGAAGTTCATTGCTCGACAGGAAGAGCCGACTGTATTGTAGAATTAAAGGACAAGGTTTATATCTTTGAGTTTAAGCTCTCTTCAACCGGACAGGCTGAAGATTCTGCAATAAAAAATGCTGCGGCAAAAGATGCCGTCAACCAAATCAAAGAGAAAAACTATGCCGGCAAGTATTCAGGAAGCGGTAAACAGATAATAGCCGTGGGTTCAAGTTTTGATGAAGAAAAAAGAACAATCAAGGATTGGGTAATCGATCATTCGTATAACTAG
- the prfA gene encoding peptide chain release factor 1, producing the protein MKERLDNLRNRLVEVEKEVEDPNLIKDVAKYKETMREHSYLSKLMEEYDNYLSIEKQIDDSKLLIQEESDPELKEMAREELHSLEAAFEKSEADLKMLLIPPDPLEEKNIIMEIRGGTGGDEAALFAADLFRMYTHYAEMKNWKYEILSLNETELGGYKEITFSISGKYVYGSLRYESGVHRVQRVPETEGSGRIHTSAVTVAVLPEAEETEIEINQEDLRIDVMRAGGPGGQCVNTTDSAVRITHIPTGLVVICQDEKSQIKNKAKAMRVLRSRLYDLEESKKQAERAQNRKSQVGSGDRSERIRTYNFPQNRVTDHRINLTLYKLDAVMQGSLDELIDALCIAAREEMMKAADHHLEHK; encoded by the coding sequence ATGAAAGAACGATTGGATAATTTAAGGAATAGACTTGTTGAGGTCGAAAAAGAAGTTGAAGATCCCAACCTAATTAAGGATGTTGCAAAATATAAAGAAACCATGAGGGAGCATTCCTATCTTTCAAAGTTGATGGAAGAATACGATAACTATCTTTCTATCGAAAAACAGATAGACGATTCCAAGCTCCTCATTCAAGAAGAAAGCGATCCCGAACTCAAAGAGATGGCGAGGGAAGAGCTCCACTCTCTTGAAGCCGCCTTTGAAAAAAGCGAGGCCGATTTAAAAATGCTTTTAATTCCGCCCGATCCTCTGGAAGAAAAAAATATTATCATGGAAATCAGGGGCGGTACAGGAGGAGATGAGGCCGCCCTCTTTGCGGCCGATCTTTTTAGGATGTACACCCACTATGCCGAAATGAAAAACTGGAAGTACGAGATTTTGTCCTTAAACGAAACGGAGCTTGGCGGCTACAAGGAAATTACTTTTTCCATTTCGGGAAAGTATGTTTACGGAAGTCTCCGCTACGAGTCGGGCGTTCACCGCGTTCAGCGTGTTCCCGAAACCGAGGGTTCAGGCCGCATTCACACAAGTGCCGTAACCGTTGCGGTTTTGCCCGAAGCCGAAGAAACCGAAATCGAAATCAATCAAGAAGATTTGCGTATCGACGTTATGCGTGCAGGAGGCCCGGGCGGTCAGTGTGTTAATACCACAGACTCCGCAGTCCGCATTACCCACATACCCACCGGCCTTGTGGTTATTTGTCAGGACGAAAAAAGCCAGATTAAAAATAAGGCGAAGGCCATGCGCGTTTTGCGAAGCCGTCTTTATGATTTGGAAGAAAGTAAAAAGCAGGCAGAGCGGGCTCAAAACAGAAAAAGTCAGGTCGGCTCAGGCGACCGCTCCGAGCGCATCCGCACCTACAACTTTCCGCAAAACCGCGTAACCGACCACCGCATCAACCTAACCCTTTACAAATTGGATGCGGTTATGCAGGGAAGCCTCGACGAGCTCATCGATGCCCTTTGTATCGCCGCCCGCGAAGAAATGATGAAGGCCGCCGATCATCACTTGGAGCATAAATAA